Proteins encoded in a region of the Paenibacillus pedocola genome:
- a CDS encoding FlxA-like family protein, translating to MNISSATSATSTSYTSSSATDTSSLEKQKAKLEADLEKVKSSKDDEKTKETKTKQLEQQIKQIEAQIAEKSKSSSSSAAAQSAPPEKPANSNLLTAASAEQIANATTDSEGRFDIRV from the coding sequence ATGAATATTTCATCCGCTACATCCGCCACTTCGACTTCCTATACCTCTTCCAGTGCAACTGATACCAGCTCATTGGAAAAACAAAAGGCGAAGCTGGAGGCCGACTTGGAGAAGGTCAAGTCCAGTAAGGACGACGAAAAGACCAAGGAAACCAAAACCAAGCAGCTTGAGCAGCAGATTAAGCAGATCGAGGCGCAGATTGCCGAGAAGTCCAAGAGCAGCAGTTCCTCTGCGGCAGCTCAGAGCGCACCTCCTGAAAAACCTGCTAACAGTAATTTGCTTACAGCAGCAAGTGCAGAGCAAATCGCTAACGCTACCACAGACAGTGAAGGCAGATTTGACATCCGGGTTTAA
- a CDS encoding DMT family transporter has protein sequence MSRKDFMVLLLLAFAWGASFLFMRIASPELGPVFTTELRVTLAAAALLLYARITRKTLGMGRHWKQFLLLGALNAALPFTLICMAELELNASLAAILNVTTPMFTALAAWGTLGEKPGISKTIGLITGLLGVAVLVGWSPVPLEGKVLLSVFFSLGAALSYSFGGLYAARVGRGLAPLTLAAGQQLGAAVVLLPLAVIFAPRHMPSAAAVYSVLGLSLICTAVAYLLYFYLIQSVGAVKTVSVTFLVPVFGLMWGVIFLNEPVYANTIAGLVIILLSVMLVNRKSRAKGSTGVDSGAGKQR, from the coding sequence ATGAGCCGGAAAGATTTCATGGTCCTGCTGCTGCTGGCATTTGCCTGGGGAGCTTCATTTCTGTTTATGAGAATCGCCTCTCCGGAGCTAGGGCCGGTGTTTACCACGGAACTCCGCGTAACGCTGGCTGCAGCCGCTTTGCTGCTCTACGCCAGAATTACACGGAAGACGCTTGGGATGGGGCGGCACTGGAAGCAGTTTCTGCTGCTCGGGGCGCTGAACGCCGCGCTGCCTTTTACACTGATCTGCATGGCTGAACTGGAGCTGAACGCCTCACTGGCAGCCATTCTTAATGTGACTACCCCGATGTTCACAGCGCTTGCCGCCTGGGGAACCCTTGGCGAGAAGCCGGGAATATCGAAAACCATCGGCTTAATCACCGGACTTCTAGGGGTGGCTGTGCTGGTCGGATGGAGTCCGGTGCCGCTTGAGGGAAAGGTGCTGTTGTCCGTCTTCTTTTCCCTCGGCGCTGCGCTTTCTTACAGCTTCGGCGGGCTGTATGCCGCCCGTGTCGGCCGTGGTCTTGCACCACTCACGCTTGCCGCCGGCCAGCAGCTTGGGGCAGCCGTAGTACTGCTTCCGCTCGCGGTCATTTTTGCTCCCCGGCATATGCCGTCAGCGGCGGCGGTCTACTCTGTGCTCGGCTTATCCCTCATCTGTACCGCTGTCGCCTATTTACTATATTTTTACCTGATTCAGAGTGTGGGTGCGGTAAAAACCGTCAGTGTAACGTTCCTGGTTCCGGTATTCGGGCTGATGTGGGGGGTTATCTTCCTGAACGAGCCGGTCTATGCCAATACGATCGCCGGGCTTGTCATTATCCTGCTGAGCGTAATGCTGGTCAACCGCAAATCTAGGGCTAAAGGCAGCACAGGCGTTGATTCCGGCGCAGGGAAGCAGAGATAG
- a CDS encoding multidrug effflux MFS transporter — protein MIREKMDNRVLSAEGPSRKQRLQLALILGAVATIGPLSIDMYLPALPELGKHFGTSAALVQLSLTFFLLGLASGQLVAGPLSDVHGRRRPLLIGMLIYTVSSLLCAFSPTIGLLVVLRFIQGFAGSVGVVISRAAVRDLYSGSELTRFFSLLMIVNGLGPIFAPIIGGQLLRVTSWQGVFIVLFCAGLLFCAMILLRLPETLPKERRVRSRLRGTLLTFRGLLGNGRFMGYALSQGFVTAAMFAYISGSSFVLQNMFGVSPQMYSLIFAVNGFGIILSGQIAGRLSGRLGERKLLASGLALCTLGGVLLLAAVLAGGGLLPILICLFAVVSSVGLVSTTSFSLAMQDQGESAGSASALLGLLPLLLGGCVAPLVGLGGDETAIPMAVVISGAGLCSILSYLLLCRKGDQR, from the coding sequence ATGATCAGAGAAAAAATGGATAACCGCGTGCTCTCGGCAGAGGGTCCGTCCCGGAAACAGAGGCTGCAGCTGGCACTCATTCTGGGGGCCGTTGCAACGATTGGCCCTTTGTCGATTGACATGTATCTGCCTGCCCTGCCTGAGCTCGGCAAGCATTTCGGAACCAGTGCTGCGCTGGTGCAGCTCAGTTTAACCTTCTTTCTGCTGGGACTGGCCTCCGGTCAGCTGGTGGCCGGACCGCTTAGCGATGTTCATGGCCGCCGCCGCCCGCTGCTGATCGGCATGCTGATTTATACCGTATCTTCATTACTGTGTGCATTCAGCCCTACCATCGGCCTTCTGGTCGTGCTGCGCTTTATCCAGGGCTTTGCCGGCTCTGTAGGAGTGGTTATCTCGCGGGCGGCGGTTCGTGACTTGTACAGCGGCTCAGAATTAACCAGGTTCTTCTCACTCCTGATGATTGTCAACGGGCTGGGGCCGATTTTTGCACCGATTATCGGGGGGCAGCTGCTGAGAGTAACCTCCTGGCAGGGGGTGTTCATTGTGCTCTTTTGCGCCGGGCTGCTTTTCTGCGCGATGATTCTGCTGCGGCTGCCGGAGACGCTCCCGAAGGAGCGGCGCGTGAGAAGCAGGCTTAGAGGGACACTGCTTACCTTCCGCGGGCTGCTCGGCAACGGACGGTTTATGGGCTATGCCCTTTCCCAGGGTTTTGTTACTGCGGCGATGTTTGCATATATTTCGGGTTCTTCATTTGTCCTGCAGAATATGTTCGGGGTCTCTCCGCAAATGTACAGTCTGATCTTTGCCGTTAATGGTTTCGGTATTATCCTCTCCGGACAGATAGCCGGCAGATTGTCCGGGAGACTGGGCGAGCGGAAGCTGCTTGCCAGCGGTCTTGCACTCTGCACGCTCGGCGGAGTACTGCTGCTGGCTGCGGTTCTGGCCGGAGGCGGCCTGCTGCCGATCCTGATCTGCCTGTTCGCTGTGGTCTCGAGTGTCGGATTGGTCAGCACGACCAGCTTCTCGCTGGCTATGCAGGACCAGGGTGAATCGGCAGGAAGCGCCTCGGCGCTGCTCGGACTATTGCCGCTGCTGCTGGGCGGCTGCGTGGCTCCGCTGGTCGGCCTTGGCGGCGACGAAACGGCAATTCCGATGGCGGTAGTCATCTCAGGGGCCGGTCTTTGTTCCATCCTGTCCTATCTGCTGCTCTGCAGGAAGGGGGATCAGCGATGA
- a CDS encoding alpha/beta hydrolase yields MIHVFKKGTDANLPTLVLFHGTGGNEHDLLPLAEMLSPGSSVLGIRGNVLENGMPRYFRRLAEGVFDEEDLIFRTHEVKQFLDSAAAQYGFDSSNLVAVGYSNGANIAGSLLFHYGSIFRSAVLLHPMVPLRGLTLPSLAGTFVFIGAGTNDPLIKAEETRELEQLLQGAGADVTAHWGNQGHRLSTAEVEAARNWLGQHMN; encoded by the coding sequence ATGATTCATGTCTTTAAAAAAGGTACGGATGCCAACCTGCCGACCCTCGTATTATTCCATGGCACCGGCGGCAATGAACACGATCTGCTTCCGCTGGCGGAAATGCTGTCTCCCGGCTCCTCGGTGCTGGGCATCCGGGGAAATGTGCTGGAGAATGGCATGCCGCGTTACTTCCGCCGCCTTGCTGAAGGGGTATTCGATGAGGAGGATCTGATCTTCCGTACCCATGAGGTGAAGCAGTTCCTGGACAGTGCCGCTGCCCAGTACGGCTTCGACAGCAGTAATCTCGTGGCCGTCGGCTACTCCAACGGAGCCAACATTGCCGGCAGCCTGCTCTTCCATTACGGAAGCATCTTCCGCTCTGCGGTGCTGCTGCATCCGATGGTTCCGCTGCGGGGTCTGACCTTGCCTTCCCTTGCCGGCACCTTCGTATTCATCGGGGCCGGAACCAATGACCCGCTGATCAAGGCAGAGGAAACCCGGGAGCTGGAGCAGCTGCTGCAGGGAGCAGGAGCGGACGTTACCGCCCACTGGGGGAATCAAGGCCATCGCCTCAGTACAGCCGAGGTGGAGGCTGCCCGGAATTGGCTGGGTCAGCATATGAATTAA
- a CDS encoding ring-cleaving dioxygenase: protein MTLQTAGIHHITAFVKDAQRNADFYAGILGLRLVKKTINFDAPEVYHLYFGNEQGAPGTIITFFPWATGRKGRIGGGQVGVTTYAVPAGSLGFWEERLAAYQIPVTKVTRISESYLSFADYDGLRIELVEREGGPLSTWSFGGVPAEHAVKGFGGAVLYSTDPDKTADTLARTLGLEQIAEGDGYIRYRSTGDLGNIIDLKAAPVPQGGGGTGTVHHIAWRAKDDAEQLQWGRTVQSHGYQPTPVQDRQYFNAIYFREEGGILFEIATDPPGFARDEDPDKLGQKLMLPAWFEPNRAVIEAKLSPFEIREVEVNQL, encoded by the coding sequence ATGACTCTTCAAACTGCAGGAATTCACCATATTACCGCTTTTGTTAAGGACGCGCAGCGCAACGCCGATTTCTATGCCGGGATTCTCGGGCTGAGACTGGTAAAGAAGACAATTAACTTTGACGCTCCGGAGGTCTACCATCTCTATTTCGGGAATGAGCAGGGTGCGCCCGGTACGATCATCACCTTTTTCCCCTGGGCGACCGGCCGTAAAGGCAGAATCGGCGGCGGCCAGGTTGGGGTAACCACCTACGCTGTGCCGGCCGGATCGCTGGGATTCTGGGAGGAGCGGCTGGCTGCTTACCAGATTCCGGTGACCAAAGTGACCCGGATTTCGGAGTCCTACCTGTCTTTCGCCGATTATGACGGCCTGCGGATCGAGCTGGTGGAACGCGAAGGCGGTCCGCTTAGCACCTGGTCCTTCGGGGGAGTACCCGCCGAGCACGCGGTCAAAGGCTTTGGAGGCGCAGTCCTATACAGCACGGACCCTGACAAAACAGCGGATACACTGGCCCGTACTTTGGGCCTTGAGCAGATTGCCGAAGGCGACGGTTATATCCGTTACCGCTCTACAGGTGATCTTGGCAATATTATTGATCTGAAAGCAGCGCCGGTGCCTCAGGGCGGCGGAGGAACAGGTACGGTGCATCACATCGCCTGGCGTGCCAAGGATGATGCCGAGCAGCTCCAGTGGGGCCGGACCGTGCAGAGTCATGGCTATCAGCCGACGCCGGTGCAGGACCGCCAATACTTTAACGCCATCTACTTCCGCGAGGAAGGCGGCATCCTGTTCGAGATTGCTACCGATCCTCCAGGCTTTGCCCGTGATGAGGACCCGGATAAACTGGGCCAGAAGCTGATGCTGCCGGCCTGGTTTGAACCGAACCGTGCGGTAATCGAAGCGAAGCTGAGCCCGTTTGAAATCCGTGAAGTGGAGGTGAACCAGCTATGA
- a CDS encoding DoxX family protein yields MVSVGLLLLRLVIGVAFIGHGAQKLFGWFGGYGPKGTGGWMESVGIKPGVAMAVMAGLMELVGGVLFTAGLLTPVAAVLIAATMLGAIIKVHAPNGFWSTANGIEFPLTVLVVAVAVALTGPGSISLDALFFN; encoded by the coding sequence ATGGTAAGTGTAGGATTATTGTTATTGAGACTTGTGATCGGGGTTGCTTTTATCGGACATGGCGCGCAGAAGCTGTTTGGCTGGTTTGGAGGTTACGGCCCGAAGGGAACCGGCGGCTGGATGGAATCTGTCGGAATTAAGCCGGGGGTAGCGATGGCGGTAATGGCGGGACTGATGGAGCTGGTTGGAGGCGTACTGTTTACAGCAGGTCTGCTGACACCGGTGGCAGCTGTGCTGATTGCGGCAACGATGCTGGGCGCGATTATCAAGGTTCATGCTCCCAACGGCTTCTGGTCAACAGCTAACGGGATAGAGTTCCCGCTGACAGTACTTGTAGTAGCAGTCGCAGTGGCGCTGACCGGTCCGGGTTCGATTTCGCTGGATGCCTTGTTCTTTAACTAA
- a CDS encoding MarR family winged helix-turn-helix transcriptional regulator, whose product MSDYNELISKTTGSSDEEQASSLKLFVVLSKAYKSLMDHAVKDMKSHGLASAEFMVLEVLYHRTRIPLQQIGEKILVTSGSITYNIDKLEKRGLLKRVPCDEDRRVTYAEITEAGRELFDDIFPRHVASIHGLMGGLNQEEKDQAIGLLKKLGKGV is encoded by the coding sequence ATGAGCGACTACAATGAACTCATAAGCAAAACGACAGGCAGCTCGGATGAGGAGCAGGCGTCATCGCTTAAACTGTTTGTGGTTCTATCCAAGGCCTACAAAAGCCTGATGGATCATGCGGTTAAGGATATGAAGAGTCATGGGCTGGCATCGGCTGAATTCATGGTGCTGGAAGTGCTCTACCATAGAACAAGAATTCCGCTGCAGCAGATCGGGGAGAAAATTCTCGTCACCAGCGGCAGCATCACTTATAACATCGATAAGCTGGAGAAGCGGGGGCTGCTGAAGCGGGTGCCATGCGATGAGGACCGCCGCGTGACTTATGCCGAGATTACGGAAGCGGGACGCGAGCTGTTCGACGATATTTTTCCCCGCCACGTAGCTTCCATTCATGGTCTGATGGGCGGACTGAATCAGGAAGAGAAAGATCAGGCGATTGGGCTGCTGAAGAAGCTTGGCAAAGGCGTGTAG
- a CDS encoding futalosine hydrolase, with translation MEAKIDPNPEAAAGIAAAEEARAPRVLIVTAVTAEREAVLRGLGGSSRFEVIAAGAGTAAAAAGTAAALAAGTYGCVISAGIGGGFPGRAPVGSLAVASEMIAADLGAETPEGFRSAAELGFGSVSVPAASGTAEALAAALAAAGLMVSTGPVLTVSTATGTAGTAAALAARHPGAVAEAMEGHGVAVAAQRFGIAALELRAVSNPVGPRDRAAWRIPEALDALAAAAAILLEVL, from the coding sequence ATGGAAGCGAAGATTGATCCAAATCCGGAGGCTGCCGCGGGCATAGCTGCGGCGGAAGAAGCCCGTGCGCCGCGCGTGCTGATCGTGACGGCAGTCACGGCCGAGCGCGAAGCCGTCCTGCGCGGCCTGGGAGGCAGCAGCAGGTTCGAGGTGATCGCTGCGGGCGCAGGCACCGCAGCCGCTGCGGCGGGTACCGCCGCTGCTCTGGCAGCCGGCACGTACGGCTGCGTCATCAGCGCCGGGATCGGCGGCGGCTTCCCCGGGCGGGCGCCCGTAGGCTCGCTGGCCGTCGCCAGCGAGATGATCGCCGCCGACCTGGGGGCCGAGACGCCGGAGGGCTTCCGCAGCGCTGCCGAGCTTGGCTTCGGCAGCGTGTCCGTGCCGGCTGCCAGCGGCACGGCCGAGGCCCTTGCGGCCGCGCTGGCAGCGGCCGGACTTATGGTCAGCACAGGCCCTGTGCTGACCGTGTCGACGGCGACCGGCACCGCCGGGACGGCCGCCGCCCTGGCCGCGCGGCATCCCGGTGCCGTCGCGGAGGCGATGGAAGGCCACGGGGTCGCCGTGGCCGCCCAGCGCTTCGGGATCGCGGCGCTGGAGCTGCGCGCGGTCTCGAACCCGGTCGGCCCGCGCGACCGGGCCGCGTGGAGGATCCCTGAAGCGCTCGATGCGCTAGCGGCAGCGGCCGCTATACTACTGGAGGTGCTGTAA
- a CDS encoding 1,4-dihydroxy-6-naphthoate synthase, with protein MTTELNIAFSPCPNDTFVFHAWAHGLVEGAPKLNVTFADIDITNGLAADGAGPEVLKISYAALPWVLERYKLLPCGGALGRGCGPLVLTRKGPGAIKRPEELSGRRIAVPSERSTAYLLFRLWAAQQVPDGPAEIVVMPFDEIMPAVRDGQIDAGLVIHEARFTYPSYGLNLLTDLGSWWESDTGLPIPLGAIIARRDLDHEALAGWIRSSLQYAWDHPSDSREYVLSHAQELSPEVAKSHIDLYVNEFSMNLGDDGYAAISALLNRAAAEGLVPAVDPALLR; from the coding sequence ATGACAACTGAACTCAATATTGCTTTTTCCCCTTGTCCCAATGATACCTTTGTCTTTCATGCCTGGGCCCACGGGCTGGTAGAAGGCGCGCCCAAGCTGAATGTGACCTTTGCCGATATCGACATTACCAATGGACTGGCCGCAGACGGCGCCGGACCGGAAGTACTTAAAATCTCCTACGCCGCACTCCCTTGGGTGCTGGAACGATACAAGCTTTTGCCTTGCGGCGGCGCGCTTGGCCGGGGCTGCGGCCCGCTGGTCCTGACCCGGAAAGGCCCGGGCGCGATCAAGCGCCCGGAGGAGCTGTCCGGCCGCCGGATTGCCGTACCGAGCGAGCGCTCTACCGCGTATTTGCTGTTCCGTCTATGGGCGGCTCAGCAGGTGCCGGACGGCCCCGCCGAGATTGTGGTCATGCCGTTCGATGAGATTATGCCTGCCGTACGCGACGGTCAAATCGATGCCGGCCTGGTCATTCACGAAGCACGCTTCACTTATCCTTCCTATGGCCTGAACCTGCTGACCGATCTGGGCAGCTGGTGGGAAAGTGACACCGGCCTGCCGATCCCGCTCGGGGCGATCATCGCCCGCCGCGACCTGGACCACGAAGCCCTTGCCGGCTGGATCCGCAGCTCCCTTCAATACGCCTGGGATCATCCCTCTGACAGCAGAGAGTACGTGTTGAGCCATGCCCAGGAGCTGTCGCCTGAGGTAGCCAAATCGCATATTGATCTATACGTGAATGAGTTTTCGATGAACCTCGGGGATGACGGCTACGCTGCCATTTCGGCGCTGCTGAACCGCGCGGCCGCCGAAGGGCTTGTGCCTGCCGTTGATCCGGCGCTGCTGCGTTAA
- a CDS encoding class I SAM-dependent methyltransferase produces the protein MIPAGNSKQNIDRFLGFQDEYDRYRPEAPPLVTSLLSNYLGGRPSVVADIGCGTGLSTFLWKNAADSVIGIEPNPDMLSKAVEKLNLEDEAQSLSFIQGYSNQLPLDSGSVDIITCSQSFHWMEPLSTLQEIARCLRPGGVFAAYDCDWPLMLQADIETRYNLLITAADNLLAELQPESQRAHKWDKEGHLARIQASGHFSFTREIVFHNTEACDAERYVGLMLSQGGIQTVLKTGSTALDADIARFSAAVEAYFNGRTLPVLISYRMRIGIK, from the coding sequence ATGATTCCTGCAGGCAACAGCAAGCAGAATATTGACCGGTTCTTGGGTTTTCAGGACGAATACGACCGTTATCGCCCGGAGGCTCCTCCGCTGGTTACCAGTCTGCTGAGCAATTACTTGGGCGGACGCCCTTCCGTGGTTGCCGATATCGGCTGCGGGACGGGATTATCCACCTTTCTATGGAAGAATGCCGCCGATTCAGTAATTGGCATCGAACCCAACCCCGACATGCTGAGTAAAGCGGTTGAGAAGCTTAACCTTGAGGATGAGGCACAGTCACTGTCCTTCATCCAGGGCTATTCAAATCAGCTTCCGCTTGATTCGGGCAGCGTTGATATCATTACCTGCTCCCAGTCCTTTCACTGGATGGAGCCGCTGAGCACCCTGCAGGAAATTGCCCGCTGCCTGCGGCCCGGCGGCGTCTTCGCCGCATACGACTGCGACTGGCCCCTGATGCTTCAGGCAGATATTGAAACCAGGTATAACCTTCTGATTACGGCCGCCGACAATCTGCTGGCTGAGCTGCAGCCCGAATCCCAGCGGGCACATAAATGGGATAAGGAGGGCCACCTGGCCCGGATTCAGGCCAGCGGCCATTTCTCGTTCACGCGGGAAATCGTATTCCATAATACAGAAGCCTGCGACGCCGAGCGGTACGTAGGGCTTATGCTCAGCCAAGGCGGCATTCAAACGGTACTGAAGACCGGCTCTACAGCTCTCGATGCCGATATAGCCAGGTTCTCCGCTGCGGTAGAAGCCTACTTCAACGGCCGGACACTGCCGGTTCTGATCAGCTACCGGATGAGGATCGGGATTAAGTAA
- a CDS encoding type IV toxin-antitoxin system AbiEi family antitoxin domain-containing protein, translated as MGRYQAAEAPVSRLQLMEQEVIRLAIQLTGTVRPQDVKQHFGIDYKTAVRTLRSLSDKGWLLPSCRGNQERVVRYELAHGVLDYFS; from the coding sequence ATGGGCAGATATCAGGCTGCCGAGGCTCCTGTATCACGGCTGCAGCTTATGGAGCAAGAGGTCATCCGTCTGGCCATCCAGCTAACCGGGACTGTCCGCCCCCAGGATGTTAAGCAGCACTTCGGCATTGACTACAAAACAGCAGTCCGCACGCTGCGGAGTCTGTCTGATAAGGGCTGGCTGCTCCCCTCCTGCCGGGGCAATCAAGAAAGAGTCGTCCGTTATGAACTGGCGCATGGCGTGCTGGATTATTTCAGTTAA
- a CDS encoding ABC transporter substrate-binding protein, giving the protein MKQLVNAFLAILLVAFGLMFLGSRLNSAEGYTGGNTLTIYNWGDYIDPDLLEQFEKETGITVIYQTFDSNEAMLTKVEQGGTVFDVVVPSDYAIAKMREENLLLPLDHSKIPNLANIDSRFMDLSFDPGNKYSVPYFWGTVGIIYNPEMTGDIDFSSWDSLWDSRLNNNIFLVDGAREVMGMALNSLHYSVNDTNEEHLQEALSKLNKLSPNVKAIVGDEIKMLLANEEAAVGIVWSGDASEIMDENDKLDYVVPEEGSNKWFDNMVIPQTAANVEGAHKFIDFMLRPEVAAQNAEYVGYSTPNVPALALLPEDISGDERFYPPAAITDRLEVYDNLGKRMLAHYNELFLKFKMNKK; this is encoded by the coding sequence ATGAAACAGCTGGTCAATGCATTTCTGGCGATTCTGCTCGTTGCTTTCGGTCTGATGTTCCTCGGCTCCAGGCTGAACTCGGCGGAAGGATATACGGGCGGTAATACGCTGACTATTTATAACTGGGGCGATTACATTGATCCTGATCTCCTGGAGCAGTTCGAGAAGGAGACCGGGATTACAGTTATCTACCAGACCTTTGATTCGAATGAAGCGATGCTGACCAAGGTGGAGCAGGGCGGAACGGTCTTTGATGTCGTGGTTCCTTCCGACTATGCCATCGCCAAGATGCGGGAGGAGAACCTGCTGCTGCCGCTGGATCACAGCAAGATTCCGAATCTGGCTAATATCGATTCGAGATTCATGGACCTGTCCTTCGATCCGGGTAACAAGTATTCGGTGCCTTATTTCTGGGGAACGGTAGGGATTATCTACAATCCTGAGATGACCGGGGACATTGATTTCAGCAGCTGGGATTCCCTCTGGGATAGCAGGCTGAACAATAATATCTTCCTGGTCGACGGAGCCCGCGAGGTCATGGGTATGGCGCTGAACAGCCTGCACTATTCGGTCAATGATACGAATGAAGAGCATCTGCAGGAGGCGCTGTCCAAGCTGAACAAGCTCTCGCCTAATGTGAAGGCGATTGTCGGTGACGAGATCAAGATGCTGCTGGCTAACGAAGAAGCAGCCGTCGGGATCGTCTGGTCCGGCGATGCTTCGGAAATTATGGACGAGAACGACAAGCTTGACTATGTAGTGCCGGAGGAAGGCTCGAACAAGTGGTTCGACAACATGGTCATCCCGCAGACGGCAGCCAACGTGGAGGGTGCACACAAGTTCATCGACTTCATGCTCCGGCCAGAGGTCGCAGCACAGAATGCCGAATACGTAGGGTACTCTACCCCTAACGTTCCGGCCCTTGCGCTGCTGCCCGAAGATATTTCCGGCGATGAACGTTTCTACCCGCCCGCCGCGATTACTGACCGGCTGGAGGTTTACGACAACCTCGGCAAGCGGATGCTCGCCCATTACAACGAGCTGTTCCTGAAGTTTAAGATGAATAAGAAGTAG
- a CDS encoding ABC transporter permease, with the protein MKNKNGIANLYLVLVFVVLYAPIFYLMYYSFNSGGTMHKFEGFTLDYYREVLQDTRLIIIVINTLVIALLSSAIATLLAVIGALAIQRSRSRRSKNALLSLNNVLIVSPDVIIGASFLILFTIAGIKLGFTSVLLSHVAFSVPIAVLMILPHLQEMSPTLTDAARDLGASRLNVLTKVILPIIKPGIFSGFFMALTYSLDDFAVTFFVTGNGYSTLSVEIYSRARQGVSLSINALSTLIFLFTILLVIGYYFLNQRKSRPAGAVAEPAAEAGVPR; encoded by the coding sequence ATGAAAAATAAAAACGGGATTGCTAACCTGTATCTGGTGCTGGTGTTTGTCGTGCTGTACGCGCCGATTTTCTATCTGATGTACTACTCGTTCAACAGCGGCGGTACGATGCATAAATTCGAGGGCTTCACGCTCGATTATTACCGGGAAGTTCTGCAGGATACGCGTCTGATCATTATCGTGATCAACACGCTGGTGATCGCGCTCCTGTCTTCGGCAATTGCCACGCTGCTGGCGGTCATTGGTGCACTTGCCATCCAGCGCAGCCGCAGCCGCCGGTCGAAGAACGCACTGCTCTCGCTGAACAATGTGCTGATCGTCAGTCCAGACGTTATTATCGGGGCTTCCTTTCTGATCCTGTTCACTATTGCCGGCATCAAGCTTGGCTTCACCTCCGTGCTGCTCTCCCATGTGGCGTTCAGCGTGCCGATTGCCGTGCTGATGATTCTGCCGCATCTGCAGGAGATGAGCCCGACGCTGACCGATGCCGCCCGCGACCTTGGGGCCAGCAGGCTTAATGTCCTGACTAAGGTGATTCTTCCGATTATCAAGCCCGGGATCTTCAGCGGTTTCTTCATGGCGCTGACCTATTCGCTGGATGATTTCGCAGTGACGTTCTTCGTGACCGGCAACGGCTATTCCACACTCTCGGTGGAGATTTATTCCCGGGCGCGGCAAGGGGTATCGCTGTCGATTAATGCGCTCTCGACACTGATCTTCCTCTTTACGATCCTGCTCGTTATCGGCTATTACTTCCTGAACCAGCGTAAGAGCCGGCCGGCCGGCGCAGTAGCGGAACCGGCTGCAGAAGCGGGGGTGCCTAGATGA
- a CDS encoding ABC transporter permease → MNNKGRSYYLIPYYLWIALFVIAPVLLVIYYSLFDLDGHLTLDNYVNFFTPVYMRMMLNSFWYAFLITLFSLLVAYPAAYLLTRTKHKQLWLLLIILPTWINLLLKTYAFIGIFGTFGPVNSFFDLLGLGEQQILFTGFSFVFVSVYIFIPFMILPIFSALEELNLSLVDAARDLGASGWTTFRRVIFPLTVSGVRSGCMAVFIPALSLFMITRLIAGNRVITLGTAIEQHFLVTQDWGMGSTVAVFLIAIMALFMILTGSSRKGVRHEK, encoded by the coding sequence ATGAACAATAAGGGCCGGTCGTATTATCTTATCCCTTATTACTTATGGATTGCCCTGTTTGTTATCGCGCCGGTGCTGCTGGTCATTTACTATTCCCTGTTTGATCTGGACGGGCATCTGACGCTGGACAATTATGTGAATTTCTTTACGCCGGTATATATGAGAATGATGCTGAACTCCTTCTGGTATGCGTTCCTGATCACGCTGTTCTCGCTGCTTGTAGCGTATCCGGCCGCTTATCTGCTGACCCGCACGAAGCATAAGCAGCTGTGGCTGCTACTGATTATTCTGCCGACCTGGATCAATCTGCTGCTGAAGACGTACGCGTTTATCGGGATCTTCGGCACCTTCGGGCCGGTGAACAGTTTCTTCGACCTGCTGGGGCTCGGGGAGCAGCAAATTCTCTTTACAGGTTTCAGCTTTGTGTTTGTCTCAGTGTATATTTTTATTCCGTTCATGATTCTGCCGATCTTCAGCGCCCTTGAGGAGCTGAACCTGTCTCTCGTGGATGCCGCGCGCGATTTGGGCGCTTCCGGGTGGACGACGTTCCGGCGGGTTATTTTTCCGCTAACGGTCTCCGGAGTGCGTTCCGGGTGTATGGCTGTATTCATCCCGGCGCTGTCGCTGTTTATGATTACGCGTCTGATCGCCGGCAACCGGGTGATTACGCTGGGCACCGCGATTGAACAGCACTTCCTGGTTACGCAGGACTGGGGCATGGGCTCGACGGTTGCCGTCTTCCTGATCGCCATCATGGCGCTGTTCATGATCCTTACGGGCAGCTCGCGAAAAGGGGTGCGGCATGAAAAATAA